A genomic segment from Paenibacillus sp. FSL K6-1096 encodes:
- a CDS encoding DegV family protein, with protein sequence MSIVKIFSDSTSDLPQGWKDTYDIGIVPLYVVFEDGTFKDGVEITPEEVYRRVAARGALPKTAAPSPADFITAFQPVIDSGHDIVYISLSSALSSTYQNALLAAGEFPEGRVHVVDSETLCGGIALLVMKAARAAAKGQSAADIAAMITAARSRVESEFVVDTLDYLYMGGRCSGMQNFIGSLLKIRPVLRLVDGAIVPVARIRGKKEKAVEQMLQHALANAADMDTELLIVAHTLADEDAKYLESALRRQTNVSEIAVIHAGCVIGSHCGPATVGLMYMR encoded by the coding sequence ATGTCTATCGTAAAAATCTTTTCAGACAGCACTTCCGATTTGCCTCAAGGCTGGAAGGACACGTATGATATCGGCATTGTTCCGTTATATGTCGTTTTTGAGGACGGCACATTTAAGGATGGGGTAGAGATTACCCCTGAGGAAGTGTACCGCCGGGTAGCCGCGCGCGGCGCTCTGCCCAAGACAGCTGCCCCTTCCCCGGCAGATTTCATCACTGCCTTTCAGCCGGTAATTGATAGCGGCCATGATATCGTCTATATCAGTCTATCCTCTGCTCTATCCTCTACATATCAGAATGCACTTCTGGCAGCGGGTGAATTCCCGGAGGGCCGGGTGCATGTCGTCGATTCGGAGACCTTATGCGGCGGTATCGCGCTGCTGGTGATGAAGGCAGCCCGTGCCGCCGCCAAGGGACAGAGTGCCGCCGACATCGCAGCGATGATCACCGCAGCCCGCAGCCGGGTGGAATCAGAATTCGTGGTCGACACGCTGGACTACTTATATATGGGCGGCCGCTGCTCGGGGATGCAGAACTTCATCGGCAGCCTGCTGAAGATCCGGCCGGTTCTGCGGCTGGTGGACGGGGCCATTGTGCCGGTTGCCCGCATCCGCGGCAAGAAGGAGAAGGCGGTGGAGCAGATGCTCCAGCATGCGCTGGCGAATGCAGCCGACATGGATACAGAGCTGCTGATTGTCGCCCATACGCTGGCCGATGAGGACGCCAAGTACTTGGAGTCCGCGCTGCGGAGACAGACCAACGTCTCCGAGATCGCCGTCATTCATGCCGGCTGTGTCATCGGCAGCCATTGCGGTCCCGCTACCGTGGGTCTGATGTATATGCGGTAG